From Amia ocellicauda isolate fAmiCal2 chromosome 12, fAmiCal2.hap1, whole genome shotgun sequence, a single genomic window includes:
- the apex1 gene encoding DNA repair nuclease APEX1 — protein sequence MSKRAKKNVECDQDNVAVPEVKRGKKSAKEPEAPVLYDDPPDRLTSKNSHQASLRITSWNVDGLRAWVKKKGLEWVREEAPDVLCLQETKCAEKSLPAEITDMPEFPHKYWAGSEEKEGYSGVAMLCKTEPLNVTYGIGMEEHDKEGRVITAEFPSFFLVTAYVPNSGRGLVRLAYRQTWDADFRSYLSGLEQRKPLVLCGDLNVAHEEIDLRNPKTNRKNAGFTAEERQGFGELLKEGFVDSFRYLYPEQAHAYTFWTYMMNSRAKNVGWRLDYFVLSKSLLPNLCDSKIRNTAMGSDHCPITLLLGF from the exons ATGTCTAAGAGAGCGAAAAAGAATGTGGAGTGTGACCAGGACAATGTAGCAG TCCCTGAAGTAAAGCGCGGTAAGAAATCTGCAAAGGAGCCAGAGGCCCCAGTCTTGTATGATGACCCGCCGGACCGTCTGACCAGCAAAAACAGCCACCAAGCAAGCCTGCGCATCACCTCCTGGAACGTGGATGGACTGCGGGCCTGGGTTAAGAAGAAGGGCCTGGAG tgGGTGCGAGAGGAGGCCCCTGACGTCCTGTGCCTCCAGGAGACTAAGTGTGCCGAGAAATCTCTCCCAGCGGAGATCACGGACATGCCAGAGTTTCCACACAAGTACTGGGCTGGCTCTGAGGAGAAGGAGGGTTACAGCGGGGTGGCCATGCTGTGCAAAACCGAGCCCCTCAACGTCACTTACGGCATCG GCATGGAGGAACATGATAAGGAAGGTCGCGTTATAACTGCAGAGTTCCCTTCCTTCTTTTTGGTGACAGCCTACGTGCCCAACTCTGGCCGTGGCCTTGTGCGGCTGGCATACCGCCAGACCTGGGATGCTGACTTCCGTTCCTACCTGAGTGGCCTGGAGCAGCGCAAGCCCCTGGTGTTGTGTGGCGACCTGAATGTGGCACATGAGGAGATTGACCTACGCAACCCCAAGACAAACCGCAAGAATGCGGGCTTCACAGCGGAGGAGCGCCAGGGTTTTGGGGAGCTGTTGAAGGAGGGCTTCGTGGACAGCTTCCGGTATTTGTATCCTGAGCAAGCACATGCCTACACCTTCTGGACCTACATGATGAACTCCCGTGCCAAGAACGTGGGCTGGCGGCTTGATTACTTCGTGCTGTCAAAGTCCCTGCTGCCCAATCTGTGTGACAGCAAGATCCGCAACACCGCCATGGGCAGTGACCACTGCCCTATCACTCTGCTGCTGGGTTTCTAA
- the osgep gene encoding tRNA N6-adenosine threonylcarbamoyltransferase isoform X1, which yields MLARVRCFAVMTVVLGFEGSANKIGVGIVRDGEVLSNPRQTFITPPGQGFQPSETARHHRRTVLIVLKEAMEQAGLQPADIDCVAYTKGPGMGAPLVTVAIVARTVAQLWGKPLLGVNHCIGHIEMGRLVTGATNPTVLYVSGGNTQVIAYSKLRYRIFGETIDIAVGNCLDRFARVIKISNDPSPGYNIEQMAKQGSQFVELPYTVKGMDVSFSGILSFIEEVSQKMLGSNECTADDLCFSLQETVFAMLVEITERAMAHSGSCEVLIVGGVGCNLRLQEMMGVMCAERGARLFATDERFCIDNGAMIAQAGWEMFHSGQVTELQDSWITQRFRTDEVEVTWRD from the exons ATGTTGGCTAGGGTCCGGTGTTTTg CAGTCATGACGGTGGTGCTTGGGTTCGAGGGCAGTGCGAATAAGATTGGTGTGGGCATTGtgagagacggggaggtgctCTCTAATCCGCGCCAGACCTTTATCACCCCCCCTGGGCAGG GGTTCCAGCCTAGTGAGACAGCTAGACACCACCGCCGCACGGTGCTCATTGTCCTAAAGGAGGCCATGGAGCAGGCTGGGCTGCAGCCTGCAGATATCGACTGTGTGGCctacacaaagg GTCCTGGGATGGGTGCCCCCCTGGTTACTGTGGCAATAGTTGCCCGAACAGTGGCCCAGCTGTGGGGTAAGCCTTTGTTGGGTGTCAATCACTGTATTGGTCACATTGAGATGGGCCGGCTGGTCACTGGGGCGACCAATCCCACTGTGCTGTACGTCAGCGGAGGCAACACACAG GTGATTGCGTACTCTAAGCTGCGGTACAGGATCTTCGGGGAGACAATCGATATCGCAGTTGGCAACTGCCTGGACAGATTTGCCCGTGTCATCAAG ATCTCCAATGACCCTAGTCCCGGATACAACATTGAGCAGATGGCCAAGCA GGGCAGTCAATTTGTGGAGTTGCCATACACGGTGAAGGGAATGGACGTGTCATTCTCGGGGATCCTGTCCTTCATTGAG GAAGTGTCTCAGAAGATGCTGGGCTCCAATGAGTGCACAGCAGATGATCTATGTTTCTCTCTGCAG GAGACAGTGTTTGCGATGTTGGTGGAGATCACAGAGAGGGCGATGGCTCACAGTGGCTCTTGCGAGGTCCTGATAGTGGGTGGTGTTGGCT GTAACCTGCGTCTGCAGGAGATGATGGGGGTGATGTGTGCGGAGAGAGGGGCGCGACTATTTGCAACAGATGAGAG GTTCTGTATTGATAATGGAGCAATGATTGCGCAGGCTGGCTGGGAAATGTTCCACTCAGGACAGGTGACAGAACTGCAGGACTCCTGGATCACACAGAG GTTCCGTACAGATGAGGTGGAGGTGACCTGGAGGGATTAG
- the osgep gene encoding tRNA N6-adenosine threonylcarbamoyltransferase isoform X2: MTVVLGFEGSANKIGVGIVRDGEVLSNPRQTFITPPGQGFQPSETARHHRRTVLIVLKEAMEQAGLQPADIDCVAYTKGPGMGAPLVTVAIVARTVAQLWGKPLLGVNHCIGHIEMGRLVTGATNPTVLYVSGGNTQVIAYSKLRYRIFGETIDIAVGNCLDRFARVIKISNDPSPGYNIEQMAKQGSQFVELPYTVKGMDVSFSGILSFIEEVSQKMLGSNECTADDLCFSLQETVFAMLVEITERAMAHSGSCEVLIVGGVGCNLRLQEMMGVMCAERGARLFATDERFCIDNGAMIAQAGWEMFHSGQVTELQDSWITQRFRTDEVEVTWRD; this comes from the exons ATGACGGTGGTGCTTGGGTTCGAGGGCAGTGCGAATAAGATTGGTGTGGGCATTGtgagagacggggaggtgctCTCTAATCCGCGCCAGACCTTTATCACCCCCCCTGGGCAGG GGTTCCAGCCTAGTGAGACAGCTAGACACCACCGCCGCACGGTGCTCATTGTCCTAAAGGAGGCCATGGAGCAGGCTGGGCTGCAGCCTGCAGATATCGACTGTGTGGCctacacaaagg GTCCTGGGATGGGTGCCCCCCTGGTTACTGTGGCAATAGTTGCCCGAACAGTGGCCCAGCTGTGGGGTAAGCCTTTGTTGGGTGTCAATCACTGTATTGGTCACATTGAGATGGGCCGGCTGGTCACTGGGGCGACCAATCCCACTGTGCTGTACGTCAGCGGAGGCAACACACAG GTGATTGCGTACTCTAAGCTGCGGTACAGGATCTTCGGGGAGACAATCGATATCGCAGTTGGCAACTGCCTGGACAGATTTGCCCGTGTCATCAAG ATCTCCAATGACCCTAGTCCCGGATACAACATTGAGCAGATGGCCAAGCA GGGCAGTCAATTTGTGGAGTTGCCATACACGGTGAAGGGAATGGACGTGTCATTCTCGGGGATCCTGTCCTTCATTGAG GAAGTGTCTCAGAAGATGCTGGGCTCCAATGAGTGCACAGCAGATGATCTATGTTTCTCTCTGCAG GAGACAGTGTTTGCGATGTTGGTGGAGATCACAGAGAGGGCGATGGCTCACAGTGGCTCTTGCGAGGTCCTGATAGTGGGTGGTGTTGGCT GTAACCTGCGTCTGCAGGAGATGATGGGGGTGATGTGTGCGGAGAGAGGGGCGCGACTATTTGCAACAGATGAGAG GTTCTGTATTGATAATGGAGCAATGATTGCGCAGGCTGGCTGGGAAATGTTCCACTCAGGACAGGTGACAGAACTGCAGGACTCCTGGATCACACAGAG GTTCCGTACAGATGAGGTGGAGGTGACCTGGAGGGATTAG